tatactATGCATAGGTGTTTTCTACTAGTACATCTGAGAATGCACACAGTTTAATGCAATCTATCGTACGTATGCGCCGTGTAATGCATTTATATTGACCTGTACGTGTTTATCTGTCAGTAAAATAACATTATCAgtttaaataaaaattacaagTTATAGCAGCAGCACAGGAGTAAGGCAATCCTTTATGGACCATGAGTCATATCCACACTGCTTTACAACAAATAAGTGGGTAGTGATTCTGTGTCTTACTAAAGGACACTttggcaggaaaaaaaatattctaaatgaaAGCAACTGTTTAAGATATTGAAGCAATGACCTTTTTAGTTAGGGAACAGTCTCTTAAACCACTAGAGCACCATGCCATGGGTGCATCTAGCAGGGTTGCAGTACTTACTTTTTAACAACAATAAAATGCACATACATTCAACATCCGCAACTGAGCAATGGCCTTCAATGAAGAGACATGTCTGTGTGTATAGCAGCTACAGTAGAAGAAGTAACGCACAAATTACTTATCAAGTGGCATGGTTTCACTTCCAGCACTTTTAGGATATTTCAGCTTGTGTGCTGTAACTTATGTGCTGTATTTGCTAACTGGTCAGGTTTGGGGTTGGGCTATTTGATTTCATTTTGAGTGGTCTGAGTGCTACACGATGCAACACACAAGCTGGGTTTAATGGAAGTCCTAGTGTTTGTATGTAAAAGGCAAACTAACTTTAGATCAGTCCAGAGAAAAGTCTTGCCCTATATCTGACTGTTCTACAGACTCACACATTATTCTCACTAACACTCACACATTAACAGTTGCACACAGTCAGGAAGACAAACAACACATGCTTTCTACACACATTAGCGGCATGAGCTTGGAAGACAAAGTGAGCTTGTTAGGGCATGGTTGAGGACTCTGCCAAAAGCCAGTCACTCACATACTGTTACGTCTCAATATTGAGATGGAGGGTAGCTCGCTGAACCCCTCTTCCCCTGCATCAGAAACAGTATTATTACGATAACATGGTATAAAAAAGAATCGACCAAGATGGGCCAAGAAAAGGAGAATTATTACCCCACAGGAAAAGTCTTTTTGGTTTCCTAAAATCTTTTCTCCATCTCCCATAAGGTTTTGAAAACTTTTTACAGAGGATAAATAAGTACAATCTAATAGATACATTTAAGGATCAACAATATGTGATCCTGTATTAGATGGTACAAGAGTAAGCCTGTTGTGAAGCATGTTGCTTTagctaaaaatgtaaataatttttttttaaacacacaaaaaGCCTTTATACATGCAGGTATTAGTGCATAGGTTCCTGCAGTAAAAGAGTATTATTGTGTAGTCCATTAAATTGTAGTCCCAAACATCACCAGATAAATTTGGCATAGttatagaaataaacaaaatgacagTCCTTTAAATGAGATATTTTTTCACACCCTCCCTGTCTCTTGATTAACTTATCGTCTAAATATATCTCTATCTCTATACAGTATGTATGAAAAGAGGATAAATGATAAAACAAATACAGAGTATTCTAGAGATTTGAGATACCCAGTAAAATGTCTTAAATCACAGTAAAGTTAAGATCTTGGTAAAATGAGGTGAAACACAGTGAAGTCTGAAGACAGAAAGACAGCAAAGTCACACTTgtagtgtgtgtttcagtttgaaGGAGCACAGGTGGGTGTGATCAATCCTCACAAATTGGAAGGGAGTTTTGAGCGCACAGTTTGAGGTTCTAGATCTGATGCATGAGCAGCAGTGCCCCTTCGTAGAGGGGAGTCCCCCGGGGACTGAGTCTGGTGTGAGTGCCCAGGAGACATCTGGACTGGAGGAGTCATTCGCCCTGGTACTGAGCTACAGGGTTTGGGCATAAGAGTGGGTGAGGAAAAGGGAGAGGGGTGATAACCAGTTTCCATAGAATAATGAGGAGTTTGGTGGTCAAAGGCCTGGGCCAACTCTTGGGGCAGTGATGAGTGTGAGCTGGATAAAAGCTTTAGGTCCTCAGAAAAGCGACCCACTGGAGAATCTCTCCCTGTTGCATGAGGCTGGTTGGGATGCTGTGAAGGGAGAGAAGACTGAGGCATGAGCAAAGAACTATGGGATCCTGTGGCACTGGAGGGATCACTATAATGGAAAGTCCTCCCTGCAACTGGGCTTTGAATAGTAGGGCTGGGTGCCACTGGGGTAAGGCAGGGAGAGGCATTTGCCGAACCATACTGGGCCAAGGAGGCCAAGGCAGATCTCTCTAGGGACATCTGGTGAGGCAGGAAGCCAGATTGGAGTCCTGCCAGGCTAAAATGGCTGAGGGAAGATGGGGAGCCATCAGAAGGTGGTTGACTGTGCTGTCTTCTACTAGAAGATGGGGAACCTTGTGGAGGGGAGTGGAGGAGGTTTAAGCCACTGGTAGTTCTACCTCCCCCTGCAAACTGCTGCAGAGGGGCCACCTGAGGAGGTTTGGGAAGTGGCTGGCTGTGGTGAAGCTGCCCAGCCATAGGACTGGATGAACCGGTAGATACAGGACTCTGACAACGGGAGGAATCAACATGTCCAGTTGTAATCCCACCAGAGGTCCCTCCTATAGGACAAGCTGTCAATCCACCTATATGACTTCCTGTTGCCCCTCCTGCTGGTCTGGCAAAATGTCCTCCAATCACCCCTCCCACAGAACTTCCCCCTATATGGCTAGTTATTGATCCACCAGAAGACCTTCCTAACGATCCTCCATAATTTCCTAACACTGATTCTCCAGAAACCCCTCCTAATGGTCCCCCACAGGCCCCTCCAATTGATCCTACAGGGGCTACTCCTGTAAATCCTCCAGGAGATATTCCCACTGATCCAACTGAGGCCCTTCCAAGTGATCCTCCAGTAGTTGTCACCACCAGCGATGCTTTAGAAGTCCCTCCCACAGATCTCCTGACTACATCTCCTATAACACCACCCACTGAACCAAGTGATGACCCATCTCCTAATCTACTGGCAGTACATGCCACTGATCCTTCAGACATGGCTCCCACTGATTCCCCTGAGGTCCCTCCTACTGATCCTCCAGAGGCTCTCCCAATCCCAAAGTGTCCTGTTGGAGCTGCTTCTGTTGTGGTAACTGTTAAGTCCTCTGTAGCCCAAACAGTGTCACCTCCAGTGGCGCCATCTACAGAACCTCCAACTGCTCCACTTGAAGACCAACCTGTGGTCCCACCGCAGGCACCACCTGCCCCTCCACTTATTCCTGACCCTGTGCTCCCACCTATAGAGCCTTGGTGGAAGAGGTTTGAGAGAGGTGGGGTATTGGAGCGAAAGGGCTGTTGGTGCTGGGGTTGAGGGTGCAACTGTGCCGTACTAGATGAGGGTGAACCAGATGATGAATATGGTCCAAAGGGGAAGGCAGAGGCCCCTCCTGCACTGGACACAGATCCAGTTCCACTAGGCCCACGATGGCCTCCACTACCTGAGGCTTGTTGGCTAGAGCTAGTTGCCCCTAAACCTGACATCATTTGCTGAGCCCGAAAAGTGGCCAACAATGGCATGTCCACCCCAGTGCGCACTTTAGAGGGTGTGCTAGAGGGAGAGTCTCCAGCAGATCCAGGTGCTGTGGAGGAAGGAACAAATGTATGGAACTTCTTAAATCTGCTGGGGGGGTCCTTTAGGGACCCCAGAACAGAAACCGGAGGTCTGAAGAGCGTTGGTGGAAGGTGGGGGTGGTGCGTCAGGGCAATTGCTACAGAAGTGGTGGCAGCCGCTGCTTGAAGTGGAGCTTGGATAAGAGGGGCCCAAATGACAGGGGTAGGTGATGGAGGTGTCTGGGGTGGGGCGTTCTGCATTAGGTGGGCACAGTGGGCCATATCCCTATCATGCTGGACAATTTGCTGGATGATCTCATTCTCCTGGTAGTTGAGGACACCAGAGCTGAGGTCATGCTGTACCTTGTGCTGAAGGATGGAGTTTTTCTTTCCTGTGAAagcacagacagacatacatagaAACACATGCAGAGAGTGACAGGTTAGTAAAAGAATGGATGTTTGATCCAAGTTAGGTAATCAACCTATTTTCCAACaatatttaaatatttgaaaatagcACAGCAACTGCTCAAAATCACAAGTGGGAGAGGAGAGGAACAAAATGAGAGAGCAGGTGAATcagaaaaggaaagacaaagaaagaaagacaataaAAGATATAAATCCAGTAGGTGGGTGATAACtatccacatacagaacaattaggtTGCATGGCAGCCTGAGGTGTAGGTGGTGTATTGTTGACTAGCTTATTCCATGATTTCCGAGGTATCCAGACCAAAACATAAAGCAATCATTGTACTACAAGCTGGAGATTCACCGTGGAACACTGAGCTGCACTGAGGTAATTGGTTAGGTTAACAATGTCTGCTGGTGTGTTATTTACGCTCTTGCTATCAATTGgtaatgtttatgtatatatatatatatatatacatatatatatatatcctccttatatatatatatcacaataaATCATCAATTTCTACTTCAAACCCCCATTGTTGTAGGTAGTTATGTGCACATATAAGTAATTGTTTGACACTAATTTTGGACAAATATTTGAGATGCAATACAAAGATGCCAGGATGGGttttatttcataaataaataTAGTGGTCACAAGCTGTGTAAAAGGTTAAGGAGATAAGGTGGAGTGTCGCATACAAACTGCTGAGATAATCTCAAAGAGAAAAGAGCTCAAATCTGACCTCATACCGTATTAGTCATTGCTGAATGGTCGCACTAGcagtgaaagggttaattcacatgTCTGCCATTTCCAATTTGGTGCTAACAAAAGCTGTGAAATCTTAAGATATTGTAAATGCAATTAAGTCTGGATCAATCTTTCCATTTTCTGTTATGACTAGTAGCAGATTAGCAGCGGTATTGTATCTACATCTAGCTTGACCCTAGCACCATGTGACCCTTTATCATCCACACACTTCCAATCAGATTGTGTAAGGTCCATCAAGACAGTAATTATTTTGTGAATCAGCGCTGTGTGAGTGACTTTATTAGCAAAGAGGGTTGTTCATGATCATCAAGCCCAGGAGAAAGGACATATGCAGGAGACCATCTCACAGAAACATCACTATCAGCCCACCATATCTTTTCAAAGCAGCCATTTTCTACAAAGAGATCCCCTGAAGCAATTTCTCTAGCTTCCATTCTAAACATAGCTGAGGATAAAACAGAGCATGCAGCAATGGCTGAGTGATGATACAAGCGTGCCTTTCATTGTGAATTTTTCATCTGCCCGGGCTGAGCCTGGGAAGTGATGGATATGGAGAGAATATCAATTGTATGCTTAAGAGACGTCACAAAGGGATTTCAAAACCAAGAGCTCCATCAGCATGTTTATATGCAGATGACTTTGAAAGTAATTCCAGTCAGTGAATATCACTGTGAACATTCTAACATCCACAAAGTTTTATCTGGAAGCACTGTCTACAAAAGATCATATTTCACAGATATTATATTACATATCATAatatgtacagctctggaaaaaatgtgGACCACTTCCAGACCTGAACTCTACTGAAAATCTGAGCTAGAAGATCATTAAGGGGATGGATGATCATAAGCCATCAAATAAGCCACAGCTACTTGCTTTTTGTGCAAGAAGTGGCATAAAGCACCCGATAGCATCGTGTAAAACTGTCCCAGAGGAATATGATGTATGAAAGCTTTGACTAAAAATCAGTCTATTCTAACAAATACTCATTTCTGGACTGTTTGTCTATGTTTGCTAATGTTAAGTTCAAAGCATTAGCAAACATGAATATGGATATGTTTCGTTTGCCTTATTTGATGCCTAAAAACTATATATTTTATATCAGTTCTAATTTTGGAAAACACATTTAAATCTGATTCTCTATATGCAAATACTGGGCATTCCCAGTGTAGAATGTACACTGACCAACTAATTTCCAAAACTGTCCTCAAGAAAGAAGAAATATCACTGACTCTTCCACTCAATGTAACTATTATTAAAGTGTCTGACATAGTATTCTTTTGTTTGTACACTGCATTAATGTGATTGGAGGATCCCCTATAACCATTCAATATCAAACATTAGGAACAATTCCAGGCAGTAATATCGACAGTAAGTTATACTTTGAAGAGATAATTAAGTCATTTATTCTAATAAGGAGCATATTTGCAAACTGAAGAGAGTAAGCTTTAAATATTCCAACTAGTTTTCAGTGTCCTGATTGGTGGCATCCTGTGTTTAATGATTTAAAGAAATCCTGCTAATTTGAGTGTAAAATGGTCTTCGAATCATTGTTCTCTTACCAATACGGTCCAGTCTGTCCAGGGCAACAGTTTCAAAAGCTCTTCTCATCATCGGGTATTCCTCCAGTACCTCATTAAAGTTGTCTACAGACAGGGAATACAGACGACAGTATGTATCCGCTCGCACACTGGCTGTCCTTCTGCCTCGCGTCAGCAAACAAATCtctggaaagaaaaaaagaaagcacaGCACAAAGTACAGTGAGTTGAATGAAGAAGCTTGTTTGTGACAAGAATACACAACAGATACTTATACCCCCGTCAATATTATTGATTCCTTCATTGTCAGACAGCtccaatattataataaaaatcaTTGCATTCACAAACACTAAAATTAGCTGGAATTATATCACATTCAGATGCAGCATTTAAAAACACTACAAACCTGTAAAATATGCAAATGTGTCTGCGTTTTAACACCTCTAAGGTTATTACATCACATCTCATCTCCATTTGCCTACAATAAAATACTTACCAGCGATGGAAGAAACAAGCTGTTTTTTCACACCTTTTATATGAAAACATTAATTTGAATACAATTTTGATGGCATAtattcaactagaaaagcactcggagagtgcagacctccgccaagtcagatcagtggcccccccgatcaccaccaaaatttaatcatttgttccttgtgccagtatcaacatttcctgaaattttcatccaaatccatctataactttttgaattatcttgcacacagacaggcagacagacagacaaattaacgctggcaaaaacataacctccttggtggaggtaataaacaataTGTGTTTTACTGAAGGCACATACTGCTTGCTTGAACTCATCTTTTATTAATCATGATCCTCTTTTATTGTATATAACTAGatattgtattcatttatttgtactgTATGAAagatgtgtgtttgttctgtcttCATTTATTGTTGTCATaatgtctgtgctgctgtctttgctgTGTCACTGTTGGGAAAGATATTTTCAATCTCAACAAGGATTTCaactgattgaaaaaaaaaggatatgtATTAATAGTAAGCCACTTGTGTTTCTGGGGATTTACCCTGCCACATTTTTGCTAGTAGACAAAAAAATGTTTCTCCTTGTACTTTGTGCGATGATGTAAGATATACAGATACACATATACACCAAAATATCAAAAGCACAGAACCATAAGGTATTTTCTTCGGTAGATATCACAAgagacaagaaaaataaaatgctaAACATTCTAAGCaaaaatgtggaatctgaacaTATACTGTTTTTACTTCTTGGCATTAAAAACTACAACTTTTCTATAATCCATCAGTACAGCTCTTAATGCCCTTTTTTTAAGCTTAGAGGTCTGCCAGCCCTCATCTGCCATCCCAGCTCAGGAAAAATAATGCTCCATTTAGCAAGTCGCATTGCTGTTGAGCTCAAACACAGAGACTGTGTGTGGGCGCAAATGTGTCTGCACTGCACATAGATGTTACATGTCATGCATATGCTATTCAAGTCAAATGTCTCCATGTGAGAGGCAGTGTCTGCAGAGAATTGCATCTGCATTTGTGTGTGAGTGcactatatatacacatgtatgttTTATTTATGACAGCAAGGCAGCATGCTGAAATACTggtattatattttttaaattctacatGTTCATATACATTAATAAGCTTCAATAAAGTGGAAATTGCATGGACCTGGTTAGGTGATATATGCATTTGCTTGTTTTGCACATATTTCCTAATATCTTGACTTACTATCATGTCTCCTCCCCTTTCTCAGATAACCATTTCCAGTTCATCCTCTCAACACGCTCTCAAATCTCCTGCAAAATGCCCTCTGCTACTTTCTGCTCCTTAACCAGTATTCATAATCTTGTGCATACTTTTACTATTCACTATAACTGTCTTTCTCTTTATTGTCTTCTCCACTTCCATATACTATATTACATGCTACTGTTTATTGATTCTGTGCTTATATTTCACTTGCCCAACAGCAACAGCCCTTTTGCACTGTATGGACACTAAAAACTTTGATGTAGTATATGTGTTTAAGTGAATGTGATATGTGGCAGTGTGATACATGATAAAAAGtgtatactcttttttttttatatgaatgaatACAATCTGAAGTTGTGTAGAACATCAACACAGCCTGGTGCTGTTAATGAAAGACTGAATCAAAGTAG
This sequence is a window from Sphaeramia orbicularis chromosome 3, fSphaOr1.1, whole genome shotgun sequence. Protein-coding genes within it:
- the hcn4 gene encoding potassium/sodium hyperpolarization-activated cyclic nucleotide-gated channel 4, which gives rise to MDRLHSSMRKRLYSLPQHIGQKASIMGEGEDADKDTRRKSIRMKPLPSPTSGGSCKGIVETKSGDSVIMETDIGRPMKTSSNGDCRRFRGSLSSITSRHVHDPESAEERRLITEGDVTPSEESPPGAIGDGPPDQSAQGASGGGGGGGAQNEPPEQQSGFIKLDGIDQILPDDDRLYQAGFMHRQFGAMLQPGVNKFSLRMFGSEKAVEREQERVKSAGFWIIHPYSDFRFYWDLTMLLLMVGNLIIIPVGITFFKDEHTPPWIVFNVVSDTFFLMDLVLNFRTGIVKEDNTEIILDPQQIKIKYLRSWFAVDFISSIPVDYIFLIVETRIDSDFYKTARALRIVRFTKILSLLRLLRLSRLIRYIHQWEEIFHMTYDLASAMVRIVNLIGMMLLLCHWDGCLQFLVPMLQDFPADCWVSKNKMVNDTWGQQYSYALFKAMSHMLCIGYGMYPPVGMTDVWLTILSMIVGATCYAMFVGHATALIQSLDSSRRQYQEKYKQVEQYMSFHKLPADMRQRIHDYYEHRYQGKMFDEESILGELNEPLREEIINFNCRKLVASMPLFANADPNFVTSMLTKLKFEVFQPGDYIIREGTIGKKMYFIQHGVVSVLTKGNKETKLSDGSYFGEICLLTRGRRTASVRADTYCRLYSLSVDNFNEVLEEYPMMRRAFETVALDRLDRIGKKNSILQHKVQHDLSSGVLNYQENEIIQQIVQHDRDMAHCAHLMQNAPPQTPPSPTPVIWAPLIQAPLQAAAATTSVAIALTHHPHLPPTLFRPPVSVLGSLKDPPSRFKKFHTFVPSSTAPGSAGDSPSSTPSKVRTGVDMPLLATFRAQQMMSGLGATSSSQQASGSGGHRGPSGTGSVSSAGGASAFPFGPYSSSGSPSSSTAQLHPQPQHQQPFRSNTPPLSNLFHQGSIGGSTGSGISGGAGGACGGTTGWSSSGAVGGSVDGATGGDTVWATEDLTVTTTEAAPTGHFGIGRASGGSVGGTSGESVGAMSEGSVACTASRLGDGSSLGSVGGVIGDVVRRSVGGTSKASLVVTTTGGSLGRASVGSVGISPGGFTGVAPVGSIGGACGGPLGGVSGESVLGNYGGSLGRSSGGSITSHIGGSSVGGVIGGHFARPAGGATGSHIGGLTACPIGGTSGGITTGHVDSSRCQSPVSTGSSSPMAGQLHHSQPLPKPPQVAPLQQFAGGGRTTSGLNLLHSPPQGSPSSSRRQHSQPPSDGSPSSLSHFSLAGLQSGFLPHQMSLERSALASLAQYGSANASPCLTPVAPSPTIQSPVAGRTFHYSDPSSATGSHSSLLMPQSSLPSQHPNQPHATGRDSPVGRFSEDLKLLSSSHSSLPQELAQAFDHQTPHYSMETGYHPSPFSSPTLMPKPCSSVPGRMTPPVQMSPGHSHQTQSPGDSPLRRGTAAHASDLEPQTVRSKLPSNL